A window of Streptomyces sp. NBC_01224 genomic DNA:
GCGAACGTCGCGCGCCCTTCACGTTGCAGGACATCAAGGATGCGCCAGTCGGTGGCATCCGGGGAATAGTCGGTCATGTTCAGGAGACAACAGGGAAATCCTCGGCAGATCAAGAGTTGTGCCGGGGATCTCGTCTTCCGGGAAGGATCACCGGTCGTAGATTTTTGGACATGACATCGCAGCTCACCGCGACCGTGCCCAACCCCGTCCTGCGCGTCCCGACGGCCTCCCCGGCCGCGGCAGCCGCCTACTTCGGCGCCTTGCTCGCCTTCCACGCCGACGTCTCCGATGTCGCCGCCGCGCTCGCGGCAGACGGCGACCCCGGCTTCGTACTCCTCGATTCGCGCTCCACCGAATCCTGGGACCAGGGCCATGTCCCCGGCGCTGTCCACCTGCCGACCGCCCTCATTCCCGAGCAGGCCCGGAACCTTCTCGACCCGGCCGTCCCCGTGGTCACGTACTGCTGGGGCCCCGGCTGCAACGGCGGAACACGCGCCGCGCTGGCACTCGCGGAACTCGGCTACCAGGTCAAGGAGATGCTTGGCGGTTTCGAGTACTGGGTGCGCGAGGGTTTCGAGTTCGAGACCTGGGAGGGGCGCGAGCGGCGCGACGCCGACCCGCTCACCGCGCCGGTCGACTCCGACGACTGCGGCTGCTGACCGGCCTGGCCGGATGAGTGCCCCCTCCCGGTCACTCCCGCCGGGACGTTCCACCAGGAGTGCCGAAAGCAGGAAGGGGAGGGGGCGAGAGGCGGGTCAGAGCTTGGACAGCTCATCCACGAGATCGTCGAGTCCGAGCGGCCCCTGCGACAGGGCGGCCATGTGCCAGGCCTTGGCGTCGAACGCGTCACCGTGTGCCTTGCGGGCGTTCTCCCGGCCGAGCAGCCAGGCGCGTTCGCCCAGCTTGTAGCCGATCGCCTGCCCCGGCATCGAGAGGTAGCGCGTGAGCTCGCTCTCCACGAAGTCGGCCGGACGGCCGCTGTGGTTGCCGAAGAACTCCTGGGCCAGCTCAGGGGTCCACCGCTCGCCGGGGTGGAACGGGGAGTCCGCCGGAATCTCCATCTCCGCGTGCATGCCGATGTCCACGATCACCCGGCACGCCCGCATCATCTGCGCGTCCAGATAGCCGAGGCGGCGCTCGGCGTCCGGTAGGAAGCCCAGCTCGTCCATGAGCCGCTCCGCGTACAGCGCCCAGCCCTCGGCATTGGCGCTGACGCCGCCGATCGACGCCTGGTAGCGGGAGAGGCTGTCGGCGACATGCGTCCACTGGGCGATCTGCAGATGGTGGCCCGGCACACCCTCGTGGTACCAGGTGGAGACCAGGTCGTACACCGGGAAGCGGGTCTCGCCCATGGTGGGCAGCCAGGTGCGGCCGGGGCGCGAGAAGTCCTCGGACGGGCCCGTGTAGTAGGGGGCCGCAGCGCCGCCGGGCGGCGCGATGCGGGACTCCACCTTCCGTACCCGTTCGGCGAGTTCGAAGTGCGTACCGTCGAGGGCCTCGATCGCTTCGTCCATCAGACTCTGCAGCCAGGCCTGGACCTCATCGACCCCTTCGATGTGCTTGCCGTGCACATCGAGATGGGCCAGCGCTTCCCAGGGGCCGGCGCCGGGCAGGATCTTCTCGGCCTCGGTCCGCATCTCGGCGAGCAGCCGGTGGTACTCGGACCAGCCGTACGCGTACGCCTCGTCGAGGTCGAGATCGGTGCCGTTGAAGTAGCGCGACCAGCGCGCGTACCGCTCACGGCCCACCGTGTCCGGCGCGCCCTCGACCGCGGGGGCGTACACATCGCGCATCCAGTCGCGCAGCGCCACGACCGACTCCGTGGCCCGGCGGGCGCCGTCGTCCAGATCAGTACGCAAGGACGCCGGGCCGGCGGCCGCGAAGTCTTGGAAGAAACCCGTCCCGCCGTCACCGGCCCACTCGTCGAGCTGGCCGATGAAGGTGGCGGTGGCGCGCGGGCCGCCGTACAGCTTGCGCTCCAGGCCGAGCGCGAGCGACTCGCGGTAGCCCTCCAGCGCGGCGGGAACCGCGCGCAGCCGGTCCACGACCGCCGCCCAGTCCTCGTCGGTCTCGGTCGGTGTCACCGTGAACACCTCACGGATGCTGTGCGGCGGGGAGGAGAGGTTGGAGACGGCGCGCAGTCCCTCGTCGGCCTCATGGACGGCGAGTTCCGCCGTGAGACGCTCGCGCAGAAGGCGGCCGCAGCGGCGCTCGGCATCGCTGTCCGCGCCGGGCAGTTGCTCGGCGGCGTCGAGCTTCGCCAGGGTGGTACGGGCGAGTTCGGCTAGGGCTTCCTGCCCCGCGGGTGAGAAGTCGGGAAGGTGGCGCGAGCTCTCCGCGACACCCAGGTAGGTGCCGGCGATCGGGTCGAGCTCGATGAATGCGTCGACGTAGGCGTCGGCGACCTGGCGGGGCAGCGCGTTGCTGGGAATATCTGACATGCGGACATCCTCGTACGGCGGGGGCCTTCGCGTCATCATCATTCGGCCTCAGTGGCCTGTCCCGGACGATCCTGCGGACGGTGGCAGCAGAGGTCCGCACTCCCACTGCTGGAATATCAGCCGGGTCTCGACCCTGGCCACTTCGCGGCGTGAGGTGAATTCGTCCAGCACGAGGCGTTGCAGATCCGCGGTGTCGGTGACCGCGACATGTACCAGGTAGTCGTCGGGCCCGGTCAGATGGAAGAGCGCGCGGGACTCGGGCAGTGTCCTGATGCGTTCGACGAACGGGCCGATGAGCTCTCTGCGGTGCGGACGGACCTGCACGGAGAGCAGCGCCTCCAGGCCGCGGCCCAGCTTCGCCGGGTCAAGACGCAGCTGATGGCCGAGAATGACGCCGGAGCGGCGCAGCCTGGTCACCCGGTCCAGACAGGTCGACGGTGCGACCCCGACTTCGGCGGCCAGCTCGCGGTAGGTGGTCCGGGCATCGTTCTGCAGCAGTCGCAGAATGTGCAGGTCCACCGGGTCCAGAACGACTGAATCGGCCATCTGCCGAACGTAGCACGGAGCTTTCGCATGCAGACCCGGTGTTTGTTCAGGATAATGTCATGGACACCGAATCCTCGATGGCGCCCTCGACGACAACCCGCTCCAGGGCGCTGGCCACCGAAGCCGTGCACGCAGGCCGCGACGATCTCGCGGCCCTGGGCCTGCACGCCCCGCCGATCGATCTGTCCACCACCTATCCCTCGTACGACTCCAGGGGCGAGGCCGAGCGGATCGACACCTTCGCCGCCACCGGAGCCAGGCTCGAAGGACCGCCCGTCTACGCACGGCTGGACAACCCGACGACGGCCCGCTTCGAGACCGCCCTCGCCCGGCTCGAAGGAACGGAGAGTGCCGTGTCGTTCGCCAGCGGAATGGCGGCGCTCACCGCCGTCCTGCTGGTCCGGGCGAGCATGGGACTGCGCCATGTGGTCGCCGTCCGACCGCTCTACGGCTGCAGCGATCACCTTCTCGGCGCCGGTCTGCTGGGCACCGAAGTGACCTGGACCGACCCTGCGGGCATTGCGGAGGCCATCCGTCCGGACACCGGCCTGGTGATGGTGGAGACGCCCGCCAACCCGACGCTCGCCGAGGTCGACATCCGTGCGATCGCGCACTCCTGCGGTTCCGTGCCGCTGCTCGTCGACAACACCTTCGCCACGCCCGTACTCCAGCGACCCGTCGAGCACGGCGCGCGGTTCGTGCTGCACAGCGCCACCAAGTACCTCGGCGGGCACGGCGATGTGATGGGCGGGGTCGTCGCCTGCGACGAGGAGTTCGCGGCCCGCCTGCGGCAGGTGCGCTTCGCCACCGGCGGGGTGCTGCACCCGATGGCCGGGTATCTGCTGCTCCGCGGCCTCGCTACGCTCCCGGTCCGGGTGCGGGCGGCCTCCGCGAGCGCCGCCGAACTGTCCCGCAGGCTGACGGCCGATCCGCGTATCGCCCGGGTCCACTACCCGAAGCTCGGCGGGGCGATGGTCTCGTTCGAGGTGTACGGGGATCCGCACCGGGTGATTTCGGCCGTACGGCTCATCACGCCCGCGGTCAGTCTCGGCAGTGTGGACACCCTGATCCAGCATCCGGCCTCCATCAGCCACCGCATTGTGGATGAGGGGGACCGGCAGGCGTCCGGTGTCGGGGACCGGCTGCTGCGGATGTCGGTCGGTCTGGAGGATGTCGAGGACCTGTGGGCCGATCTGTGCCAGGCGCTGAGCTCACAGGAGGTCGGTCGTCAGGAAGTCCCCCGGCCCGAGCCCCTCCGCCCGGAAGCCCTCCGGCATGAGGCCCTCCGTCCGGAAGCCCTCCGGCAGGAGGTCAGCGGCCGGCCTGCTCGTACGGCGGCAGCGAACGAATCGGAGTCGCGTCCAGCCGTGCGGTGATGACCAGCGTGCCCTCCTCGATCTGATAGTCCAGCGGCAGGGACAGCGCACGCATGGCCGCGACCATGCCGGTGTTGGACGCCTGGGTGACGGCG
This region includes:
- a CDS encoding Lrp/AsnC family transcriptional regulator; its protein translation is MADSVVLDPVDLHILRLLQNDARTTYRELAAEVGVAPSTCLDRVTRLRRSGVILGHQLRLDPAKLGRGLEALLSVQVRPHRRELIGPFVERIRTLPESRALFHLTGPDDYLVHVAVTDTADLQRLVLDEFTSRREVARVETRLIFQQWECGPLLPPSAGSSGTGH
- a CDS encoding DUF885 domain-containing protein: MSDIPSNALPRQVADAYVDAFIELDPIAGTYLGVAESSRHLPDFSPAGQEALAELARTTLAKLDAAEQLPGADSDAERRCGRLLRERLTAELAVHEADEGLRAVSNLSSPPHSIREVFTVTPTETDEDWAAVVDRLRAVPAALEGYRESLALGLERKLYGGPRATATFIGQLDEWAGDGGTGFFQDFAAAGPASLRTDLDDGARRATESVVALRDWMRDVYAPAVEGAPDTVGRERYARWSRYFNGTDLDLDEAYAYGWSEYHRLLAEMRTEAEKILPGAGPWEALAHLDVHGKHIEGVDEVQAWLQSLMDEAIEALDGTHFELAERVRKVESRIAPPGGAAAPYYTGPSEDFSRPGRTWLPTMGETRFPVYDLVSTWYHEGVPGHHLQIAQWTHVADSLSRYQASIGGVSANAEGWALYAERLMDELGFLPDAERRLGYLDAQMMRACRVIVDIGMHAEMEIPADSPFHPGERWTPELAQEFFGNHSGRPADFVESELTRYLSMPGQAIGYKLGERAWLLGRENARKAHGDAFDAKAWHMAALSQGPLGLDDLVDELSKL
- a CDS encoding rhodanese-like domain-containing protein produces the protein MTSQLTATVPNPVLRVPTASPAAAAAYFGALLAFHADVSDVAAALAADGDPGFVLLDSRSTESWDQGHVPGAVHLPTALIPEQARNLLDPAVPVVTYCWGPGCNGGTRAALALAELGYQVKEMLGGFEYWVREGFEFETWEGRERRDADPLTAPVDSDDCGC
- a CDS encoding trans-sulfuration enzyme family protein, translating into MDTESSMAPSTTTRSRALATEAVHAGRDDLAALGLHAPPIDLSTTYPSYDSRGEAERIDTFAATGARLEGPPVYARLDNPTTARFETALARLEGTESAVSFASGMAALTAVLLVRASMGLRHVVAVRPLYGCSDHLLGAGLLGTEVTWTDPAGIAEAIRPDTGLVMVETPANPTLAEVDIRAIAHSCGSVPLLVDNTFATPVLQRPVEHGARFVLHSATKYLGGHGDVMGGVVACDEEFAARLRQVRFATGGVLHPMAGYLLLRGLATLPVRVRAASASAAELSRRLTADPRIARVHYPKLGGAMVSFEVYGDPHRVISAVRLITPAVSLGSVDTLIQHPASISHRIVDEGDRQASGVGDRLLRMSVGLEDVEDLWADLCQALSSQEVGRQEVPRPEPLRPEALRHEALRPEALRQEVSGRPARTAAANESESRPAVR